A window of the Chthonomonas sp. genome harbors these coding sequences:
- a CDS encoding prepilin-type N-terminal cleavage/methylation domain-containing protein: MKRAFTLIELLVVIAIIAILAAILFPVFTQAKTQAKGAASISNAKQIGIAWIMYADSQDDTAACLATSAPGPLNFNGLPYSPWGVGIQPFMKNSAVLQDPLTKSNPIENGIPTNLLWPYRPQYGYAYTVWSPLTAVTTDGSPTPQKLTAAANPADTIAFTARKDRLTLDWTFTGTIIWMAQAIAPPYCGGGSSITANTNVNPQSMCAISYRWGTDGSAGLSPGPTDREGRRTGMVALRYFEKTVALYGDGHAKAVTHGNLAAGTNWNWNSTSTQIQMTDITKYQWDHD; this comes from the coding sequence ATGAAAAGAGCGTTTACTCTTATCGAGCTCTTGGTCGTCATCGCAATCATCGCGATCTTGGCGGCAATCCTGTTCCCTGTATTCACGCAAGCAAAAACGCAAGCGAAGGGTGCCGCAAGCATCTCCAACGCCAAGCAGATTGGCATCGCGTGGATCATGTACGCCGACTCGCAAGACGATACGGCCGCTTGTCTGGCCACCTCGGCCCCTGGTCCGTTGAACTTCAATGGCCTCCCTTACTCGCCGTGGGGAGTGGGGATCCAGCCGTTTATGAAGAACAGTGCGGTGCTCCAGGATCCTTTGACAAAGTCGAATCCGATTGAAAATGGAATCCCGACCAATCTTCTGTGGCCGTACCGTCCGCAGTACGGCTATGCCTACACGGTTTGGAGCCCGCTCACGGCGGTGACCACCGATGGTTCGCCGACTCCGCAAAAGCTGACGGCCGCCGCGAATCCGGCTGATACCATTGCATTTACCGCTCGGAAAGACCGCTTGACGTTAGACTGGACCTTCACCGGGACGATCATTTGGATGGCCCAAGCCATCGCTCCGCCCTACTGTGGCGGCGGCAGTTCGATTACGGCCAACACCAACGTTAACCCGCAGTCCATGTGCGCGATTTCGTATCGCTGGGGCACGGATGGTTCGGCTGGCCTTTCGCCAGGACCGACCGATCGCGAAGGCCGACGCACGGGCATGGTTGCTCTGCGCTACTTCGAAAAGACGGTCGCCCTTTATGGCGATGGCCACGCAAAGGCTGTCACCCACGGCAACCTCGCGGCCGGCACCAACTGGAACTGGAACTCTACGAGTACTCAGATTCAAATGACGGACATTACGAAGTACCAGTGGGACCACGATTAA
- a CDS encoding mechanosensitive ion channel, whose protein sequence is MPVKGVINQTNTRLDDFWQGALSTLPFLAIALAVFVMFAALGMLLGRWTKAVGRKRKWDTNLQVFYPRLVRWIVLIFGAAAALTIAVPGFTMSSVIAGLGFGSVAIGFAFRDLLENYFAGIYLLVSRPFHIGQWIKIDKVSGVVEQISTRSVYVRTFERELEILPCSFLFKNRFTVVDNAPVRRYESTLVVSLTADLQETCNLIEGVVKDMPGIADDPAPFVVAESIAENGIHLRVYYFLNTAEEGVFATRHRITRTLHDLLRPLGVLVGNINMQPLAATDVPEGSEG, encoded by the coding sequence ATGCCGGTTAAAGGGGTCATCAATCAAACCAACACGCGCCTGGACGATTTTTGGCAGGGTGCGCTCAGCACGTTGCCATTCTTGGCCATTGCGCTCGCCGTCTTTGTCATGTTTGCGGCGCTTGGCATGCTGCTGGGCCGCTGGACCAAAGCGGTCGGCCGCAAGCGAAAGTGGGATACCAATCTGCAGGTCTTCTATCCGCGACTCGTCCGCTGGATTGTCTTGATCTTCGGCGCGGCGGCCGCGCTGACCATCGCGGTCCCCGGGTTCACCATGAGCTCCGTGATCGCCGGGCTTGGCTTCGGGTCGGTTGCGATCGGCTTTGCATTCCGGGACCTGCTGGAGAACTACTTCGCCGGCATCTACCTGCTGGTCAGCCGCCCGTTCCACATCGGGCAATGGATCAAGATCGACAAGGTCTCCGGGGTTGTCGAACAGATTTCCACCCGTAGCGTGTACGTTCGCACTTTCGAGCGCGAACTCGAGATTCTGCCGTGTTCGTTCCTCTTTAAGAACCGCTTCACGGTCGTTGACAACGCGCCGGTGCGCCGCTACGAAAGCACGCTGGTGGTGTCACTCACCGCCGATCTGCAGGAGACCTGCAACCTCATTGAGGGTGTGGTCAAAGACATGCCCGGCATCGCCGATGATCCCGCACCGTTCGTCGTGGCTGAATCCATTGCCGAGAACGGCATTCATCTGCGCGTGTACTACTTCCTCAACACCGCCGAAGAAGGCGTCTTCGCCACGCGCCACCGCATCACGCGGACCTTGCATGACCTGTTGCGACCGCTCGGGGTGCTGGTCGGCAACATCAACATGCAGCCGCTGGCCGCCACCGATGTGCCTGAGGGCTCGGAAGGCTAG
- a CDS encoding fused MFS/spermidine synthase produces the protein MSDGSATGMFISETHTDAAIWQFRVSKMLLEGKTEYQTYQICEIPRFGKSLFLDYNIQTSLMDEYIFHECMSQPAMTLHPNPKKVAVCGGGEGATLREALKHNTVTEAHMCDIDRELIDMVRDHMPEWHQGCFDDPRTTMLYEDARGWLERNAGGNFDVILSDLPNPHEEGPALKLFTKEYYQICYDALGDEGTFAMQAGSASENYPECFACCVQTLREVFPYVAGYYGLVNSFFQPWAFILASKTHDPLALTEQEIAARFAARGVSNRYYTPRFHQACFTLPEYLEEAVRGARVLTDAEPFIWTA, from the coding sequence ATGAGTGACGGAAGCGCCACTGGCATGTTCATCTCCGAGACCCACACCGACGCGGCCATTTGGCAGTTTCGCGTGAGCAAGATGTTGCTGGAGGGCAAGACCGAGTACCAGACCTATCAGATCTGCGAAATCCCGCGGTTCGGGAAATCGCTCTTTTTGGATTACAACATCCAAACCTCGCTGATGGATGAGTACATCTTCCACGAGTGCATGAGCCAACCGGCCATGACCCTGCACCCGAACCCCAAGAAGGTGGCCGTATGCGGCGGCGGCGAAGGCGCGACTCTGCGCGAGGCCCTCAAGCACAACACCGTGACCGAGGCGCACATGTGCGACATCGATCGCGAGCTGATTGACATGGTTCGCGACCACATGCCTGAGTGGCATCAGGGTTGTTTCGACGACCCCCGCACGACGATGCTTTACGAGGATGCGCGCGGTTGGCTAGAGCGCAACGCTGGCGGCAACTTCGACGTGATTCTGAGCGACCTGCCCAATCCGCACGAAGAGGGTCCGGCGCTCAAGCTGTTCACCAAGGAGTACTACCAAATTTGCTACGACGCGCTCGGCGACGAGGGCACGTTTGCCATGCAAGCCGGTTCGGCCAGCGAAAACTATCCCGAGTGCTTTGCCTGCTGCGTGCAGACCTTGCGCGAAGTCTTCCCCTATGTGGCGGGCTATTACGGGCTGGTCAACAGCTTCTTCCAGCCGTGGGCCTTTATCCTGGCGAGCAAGACGCACGACCCGCTCGCGCTCACTGAGCAGGAAATCGCGGCGCGATTCGCGGCTCGTGGGGTGAGCAATCGGTATTACACGCCGCGCTTCCACCAGGCTTGCTTCACCTTGCCGGAGTATCTGGAAGAGGCGGTCCGCGGGGCTCGCGTCCTCACCGACGCCGAACCGTTCATCTGGACTGCGTAG
- a CDS encoding glycosyltransferase family 39 protein: MTASRRTELLAVLLAAIPLLGFWLTGLLDLDEGFYGAVTAEMNRRGEWITPYYNGSPWFEKPILLYWLAKPCMMLFGPDFGPRLPSFLCSLALYWIVFRFVRTRFGQTEALVSTLILGTSLLMIALGRMMMTDVPLLLSLTACFMAFWNSLDCPERERTKWRGLAGVALGFAVLAKGPVGGIFFLLLAGATLRFYPGPRDRFRGGWLAGIIGFCVVVGAWYVPAYLANGDVFVQKFLIEQNLGRFAGGDKAHHVPFPVNLIFFPAIVVLGFAPWWWHLRRAWPSPLSAWTRGLSEDERSTLRYLGWWAAIIFVFFSVSGSKLIHYILPCWPPLAIIVGVYVARGGNPVPGNIPTLSPRLRNLFAGLLLGHCALANLGFWWHYNNVGQNEAHAYARIAKDAKKPLLVYQLSRRNKDLGTGAAKVQETSLPSLAMVYHGVFQKAETPAELGEYSGYVLTRGDRISAEEAAQLGLTQVQTGKKFVLFLKN; the protein is encoded by the coding sequence GTGACCGCTTCTCGTCGGACTGAGCTGCTTGCCGTGCTGCTCGCGGCGATTCCCCTGCTGGGCTTTTGGCTTACCGGCCTGCTTGATCTGGACGAGGGATTCTATGGCGCCGTGACCGCCGAGATGAACCGGCGCGGCGAGTGGATCACGCCCTACTACAACGGCAGCCCGTGGTTCGAAAAGCCGATCCTGCTTTACTGGCTGGCCAAGCCGTGCATGATGCTCTTCGGTCCCGATTTCGGGCCGCGCCTCCCCTCATTTCTGTGTAGCCTCGCGCTGTACTGGATCGTTTTCCGCTTTGTGCGAACGCGCTTCGGCCAAACCGAAGCGTTGGTCTCCACGCTCATCCTTGGCACCAGCCTGCTCATGATCGCGCTGGGCCGCATGATGATGACCGATGTGCCGCTCTTGCTCAGCCTGACCGCGTGCTTCATGGCGTTTTGGAATTCGCTCGATTGCCCCGAACGCGAGCGCACTAAGTGGCGCGGGTTGGCGGGCGTTGCGTTGGGGTTTGCGGTCTTGGCCAAAGGGCCGGTCGGCGGCATTTTCTTTCTGCTCTTGGCCGGCGCAACGCTTCGGTTTTATCCCGGACCGCGCGACCGCTTTCGGGGCGGATGGCTCGCCGGGATCATCGGGTTCTGCGTCGTGGTTGGCGCGTGGTACGTGCCGGCTTATCTCGCCAACGGCGACGTGTTTGTCCAGAAATTCTTGATCGAGCAGAACCTTGGCCGGTTCGCCGGGGGCGACAAGGCGCATCATGTGCCGTTCCCCGTCAACCTGATCTTCTTCCCGGCGATTGTGGTGCTGGGCTTTGCGCCATGGTGGTGGCACTTGCGCCGTGCGTGGCCGAGCCCGCTTTCGGCGTGGACCCGGGGGCTCAGCGAGGACGAGCGCAGCACCCTGCGCTACCTAGGTTGGTGGGCGGCGATTATCTTCGTGTTTTTCAGCGTGTCGGGCTCAAAGCTGATTCACTACATTCTGCCGTGCTGGCCCCCGCTGGCGATCATCGTCGGGGTGTATGTAGCGCGCGGCGGGAACCCGGTTCCGGGCAACATTCCCACGCTGTCGCCGCGATTGCGAAACCTGTTTGCCGGGTTGTTACTCGGGCATTGCGCGCTGGCCAACCTCGGCTTTTGGTGGCATTACAATAACGTCGGGCAGAACGAGGCCCACGCCTACGCGCGCATCGCCAAAGACGCCAAGAAGCCGCTGCTGGTGTATCAGCTGAGCCGTCGCAATAAGGACCTCGGCACGGGCGCGGCCAAGGTGCAGGAGACCAGCTTGCCCTCGCTGGCCATGGTCTACCACGGCGTGTTTCAGAAAGCCGAAACTCCCGCTGAACTGGGCGAATACTCAGGCTATGTGCTCACGCGCGGCGACCGAATCAGCGCCGAAGAAGCGGCTCAACTTGGCCTCACGCAGGTTCAAACCGGCAAGAAATTTGTGTTGTTCCTGAAAAATTAG
- the lipA gene encoding lipoyl synthase yields MSQRLPEWLTIRLPRPDTIKEVEGMMRSKNLHTVCESARCPNLPECWSKKTATFMILGDTCTRSCGFCAIKVGRGEELDPFEPLNVAMTAKKMGMKHVVVTSVARDDVPDEGAGQFAKTIQMLHKHNPHMIVEVLTPDFKGKPDLIRTVCDAHPEIYNHNIETIERLHTVVRPQAKYARTMRLLEMVKEFDPSIYTKSGIMLGLGETKDEVLRVLQDLRNIGVDAVTIGQYLRPTMKHLPVVRYVHPDEFAEYEKIGEDMGFAFVASGPFIRSSYNAIAFSEKVMAERLAAYDRAQEAAATPS; encoded by the coding sequence ATGAGTCAACGTCTACCCGAGTGGTTGACGATCCGTCTTCCCCGTCCCGACACGATCAAAGAGGTCGAAGGGATGATGCGAAGCAAGAATCTCCACACTGTGTGCGAAAGCGCGCGTTGCCCAAACTTGCCCGAATGTTGGAGCAAGAAGACGGCAACGTTTATGATTTTGGGAGATACTTGCACTCGCAGTTGTGGCTTCTGCGCCATTAAGGTGGGTCGCGGCGAGGAACTGGATCCGTTCGAGCCGCTCAACGTGGCGATGACCGCCAAGAAGATGGGCATGAAGCACGTCGTGGTGACCAGCGTCGCCCGCGACGACGTGCCGGACGAAGGCGCCGGACAGTTTGCCAAGACCATTCAGATGTTGCACAAGCACAACCCGCACATGATTGTGGAAGTGCTGACCCCCGACTTTAAGGGCAAGCCCGATCTGATCCGCACGGTGTGCGACGCCCACCCCGAGATTTATAACCACAACATCGAGACGATCGAGCGACTCCACACCGTGGTCCGCCCGCAAGCCAAGTACGCTCGCACCATGCGGCTGCTGGAAATGGTCAAAGAATTCGACCCCTCCATCTACACGAAGTCGGGCATTATGCTCGGCCTCGGCGAGACCAAGGACGAGGTGCTCCGCGTGTTGCAAGACCTCCGCAACATCGGCGTGGACGCGGTGACGATCGGTCAGTACTTGCGTCCGACCATGAAGCACCTGCCGGTGGTTCGCTATGTCCACCCCGACGAGTTTGCCGAGTACGAAAAGATCGGCGAAGACATGGGATTTGCCTTTGTGGCGAGCGGTCCGTTCATCCGCAGCTCGTACAACGCCATTGCGTTTAGCGAAAAGGTGATGGCCGAACGACTTGCCGCTTACGATCGCGCACAAGAAGCCGCCGCTACTCCGTCTTAG
- the metF gene encoding methylenetetrahydrofolate reductase [NAD(P)H], whose protein sequence is MRVVDSLLAPEPAYSFEFFPPKTTAGEESLFRTVGRLNELEPTFISITCGAGGSTRGKTVQWADRIHREFGLETVVHLTCLGLDEAEVHSTVDAIEAQGLRNILVLRGDVPLDEQATESHCHYASDMIRIVRERYPQACIGAACYPEGHTEAKSMLSDLENLRKKADAGADYFITQLFFDNRHYFEFVGRARSMGITQPILPGIMPIQDVSQVKRFTEMCGASIPTHLLKLLEQYDGSSKAVFYIGVAHAIAQCDELLRSGAPGIHFFTLNRSPGTRLVLEALRG, encoded by the coding sequence ATGCGCGTCGTCGATTCGCTTCTCGCGCCGGAACCGGCGTACTCCTTTGAGTTCTTTCCTCCCAAGACTACGGCTGGGGAGGAAAGTCTCTTTCGCACCGTCGGACGCCTCAACGAGCTCGAGCCGACGTTCATCAGCATCACCTGCGGCGCTGGGGGCAGCACGCGCGGAAAAACGGTGCAGTGGGCCGACCGCATTCACCGCGAGTTCGGGCTGGAAACCGTGGTTCACCTCACCTGCCTGGGTCTCGACGAAGCCGAGGTGCACAGCACGGTTGACGCCATCGAAGCGCAGGGCCTTCGCAATATCTTGGTCTTACGAGGCGACGTCCCCCTCGACGAACAAGCCACCGAATCGCATTGCCACTACGCCAGCGACATGATTCGCATTGTGCGCGAGCGCTACCCGCAGGCGTGCATCGGCGCGGCGTGCTACCCCGAAGGCCATACCGAGGCCAAGTCGATGCTAAGCGACCTGGAGAACCTGCGCAAGAAGGCCGACGCGGGCGCGGATTACTTCATCACGCAACTGTTCTTCGACAATCGGCACTACTTCGAATTCGTCGGGCGCGCGCGCAGCATGGGCATCACGCAGCCGATTTTGCCCGGCATTATGCCAATTCAAGACGTGAGCCAGGTGAAGCGCTTCACCGAGATGTGCGGCGCAAGCATCCCGACGCACCTGCTGAAGCTCCTGGAGCAATACGATGGCAGCAGCAAGGCGGTGTTCTACATCGGGGTGGCGCATGCCATCGCCCAATGCGACGAGCTCTTGCGCAGCGGCGCGCCGGGCATCCACTTCTTCACGCTAAACCGATCGCCGGGCACACGCCTGGTGCTCGAAGCGTTGCGTGGCTAG